The Saccharopolyspora gregorii genomic interval CCCCGGCAGGCAGCCGGTTGTTGCGCTTCACCAGCGTCCGGCTGCTGTGCGGGAACCAGTAGAACTCGAAGTGGTCGTTGTCCGCGGCGAGCTGCTCGAACCGCGCCAGCACCTCGTCCAGCGGTTCCGGCCGTTCGTCGGCGATCAGGTGGAACGCGGGGACGCAGCGCAGCGTGACGCTGGTGAGGACGCCGAGCGCGCCGAGGCCGATCCGGGCGGCGGCGAACAGGTCGGGGTGCTCGGTCGCCGAGCAGTGCACCGTCCGCCCGTCGGCGAGCAGCAGCTCCAGCCCGGTGACCTGGGTGGCGAGCCCGCCGAGCGCGGACCCGGTGCCGTGCGTGCCGGTGGAGATCGCGCCTGCCACGGTTTGCCGGTCGATGTCGCCCAGGTTGGGCAGTGCGAGCCCGAGCTCGCCGAGCTCGCGGTTGAGCCGGTGCAGCGGCGTGCCCGCGCGGACCGTCACGTGCGGTGGGTCGACGCGCTCGATGCCGCTCCAGTGCGCGAGGTCCAGGGCGAGCGCGCCATCGTCGGGGGCGCCGACGCCGGTGAACGAGTGCCCGCTGCCGAGGGGGCGCACGGTGCGGCCGCCGCGGGCGGCGGTGCGCAGCAGGACGGCGGCTTCGGCGACGTCGCGGGGCCGGGCGGTGCCGCCGGGTGCGCGGCTGACGGTGCGGGCCCAGTTCGTCCAACCTGGTCGAGGCATTGCGGCAGACCTCCTGGTGGCCCGGGCGGTGCTGCTGCTCGAGGCCGGTGCGGCGGCGGTGCCGAAGAAATTAAGTGAATGAGATTCACATAACAACCCCCGGCCGCCTACCGTGGCGGAGTGGCCCACACCTCACCGCAGCCCGACCCGGAAGACGACCGCGCCAGGCTCGACCGGGCTACCCGCGACCTCGACCCGCCGTTCGCCGTCGTCGACCTCGACGCGTTCCGGCACAACGCCGCGGACCTGCGCCGCCGCGCCGCGGGCACCCCGATCCGGGTCGCGTCCAAGTCCGTGCGCTGCCGGGACCTGCTCGGCCGGGTCCTCGGCACCCCCGGGTTCGAGGGGCTGATGGCCTACAGCCTGGCCGAAGCGCTCTGGCTGCACCGGGAAGGCACCTCCGACGACATCCTCGTCGCGTACCCGACCGCCGACCGCGCTGCGCTGCGGGCGCTCGCCGCCGACCCGGCGGCCGCCGCGGCGATCACCCTCCTGGTCGACTCGGAGGAGCACCTCGACCACGTGGACCACGTCGTCGGGCCGCACCGCGAACCGCTGCGCGTCTGCCTCGAACTCGACGCCGCCTGGCACCCGATCCCCGGCGGGATCGCGCACGTCGGCCCCCGCCGGTCGCCGGTGCACACCCCGGCCCGGGCCCGCCGGTTCGCCGAGCGGATCGTGCGGCGCGACGGGTTCCGGCTGGTCGGGATCATGGCCTACGAAGGGCAGATCGCCGGGCTCGGCGACGCCCCGCCCGGGAAACCGCTGCTCGCGTCCGCGCTGCGCTGGATGCAGCGCCGGTCCGCCGCCGAACTCGCCGAACGCCGCGCCGAGGCGGTCGCCCGGGTGCGCGCGGTGGCGCCGCTGGAGTTCGTCAACGGCGGCGGGACCGGCAGCATCGAGACGACCGGCGCCGAGCGCAGCGTCACCGAGATCGCCGCCGGGTCCGGGCTCATCGGGCCGACCCTGTTCGACGCCTACCGGGCGTTCCGGCCGCGGCCGGCCGTGCTCTACGCGCTGCCGGTGGTGCGCAGGCCGAGCCGGTCGTTCGCCACGTTGTTCACCGGCGGCTACATCGCCTCCGGCCCCACCGGGCCGAGCCGGGCGCCGAGCGTGCACCTGCCGCGCGGGTTGAAGCTGACCGCGGCCGAAGGGGCCGGTGAGGTGCAGACCCCGGTGTCCGGGGCGGCGGCGCGGCGGCTGCGGATCGGCGACCGGGTGTGGCTGCGGCACGCGAAGGCGGGCGAGCTCGCCGAGCGGTTCGCCCAGTACCACCTGGTGGAGGGGAACCAGCTGGTCGGCGCCGTGCCCACCTACCGGGGCGAGGGCATGTCGTTCGGCTGATCGTCGGGCATCCGGTTCGACAGGTAGCCGCGCACCAGTTCCTTGGTCTCGGCGACGAGCTGCGGATCGCCCGCCGGGTCGCGGCGGAACGCCAGGTTCAGCACCGCGTCGGCCGCTTCCACGGCCACCGACAGCGGCAGCAGCAGCTGCTCGCCGTCCAGCGGGAACCGCTCGCCGAGCAGCGCGACGAGCTTGTCGGCGATCACCGCGTTGTTGTCCTTGCTCTCGTCGAGCAGCCGCAGGTCCACCACGTCGCCGAAGTGCAGCCTGCTGAACGCGGGCACGTCGCGGTGCATGGTGATGTACACGTCGATCACCGTGTCCACCGCGTCCCACCAGTTCGCGAGCTCGGCGGTGGCGAAGCGCTCGCCGATCGCCTCCACGAAGCGGTTCAGGTTGCGCCGGGTGAGCTCCTGCACGACCGCCCGCTTGTCCGGGAAGAACTGGTACAGCGAGCCGACGGCGACGCCGGCGCGTTCGGCGATCAGGGTGGTGGTCACCCCTTCGTAACCGAGCTCGTCGATGAGCTGGGCGCAGGACTCCAGCATCTTCTCCACGCGCTGGGTGCTGCGCTGCTGGACGGGTTTGCGCCGCAGCGGTGCGACTTCGGCGGACAAGGCGTCTCCTTGATCACTCGTGCGGACCGTCGTGGGAGGGGCGTCCGGCGGGGTGCGCGGTGGACGGTCGGCGTACTCCCCGTTGCGGTCCCGCCGCGAGATCATCCCAGGTCCTTGCGTCCGAGATCATCTCAATCGACGAGATCACCATCCTCGGAGCCGGTTCGCGCGCGGGCGGAACCGCGCTCCCGGCCGGAGCGCCGGTGCTCGTCGTTCCGGATCGGGGGTGGTGCGGGACGACGGTGCGCAGCGCTCGGTCGATCGGGCCCCAGTGTGCCGCGCGCTCCGTCCGCGCAGGCAGTGGACATGCCGGGGCCGGTGTCCACCGAAGGGGTGCCGCTGGGCGGGGGTGTCCCGCTCGGCGGAAGGGGTGCCTTGCGGATCCAGATCACCCCCATAGTGTTCCAGGTCACTGCTATCGGGTCGGGGTTACGGTACGGGCGTATGCATTCGGTCACGTTGCCGACGCGCATTGTCACTATCTAGCGTGAGTCGACCTCCCCGAGCTGTGATGGAAAGGTGATCGTGAGCTACTGCGGCGTCGCGCCTGGTTCTCCCCGCATCCGCACTCCCCGCGACTTCGCGCCGGGGCGCACCGCCGGCCAGAACCGGATCGCCCCCAGCAGAATTCCGGCGGCGCACCGCCACCCCGCTCCGCCCGGCCCGCGCGCGTTCCCCGCGCCGGCACCGCGCCAGCTCGCCCGGTGACCGCGCACACGCCGGTCTCCCGGCCGAGCACCGCAGCGCTCCCGGCCGCACTGGTCCCGATGTGGACGGACCGGCCGGCCCAGGACCTGTGGTCGCCGCTGCCGGTGCCGGAAGCCGACCGGATGTTGCACGACGGCGGGTACCGGCTGCGCCTGCGCCGGCACGGCGGGGAGTTCCGGCTCGTCGGCGACGGCGCGGGCGACGGTCTGCCGCTCGGTCCCGAACCGACCTGGGCCGAGCTGTACCGGCTGCTGGTCCGGTTGCGCCGCAGGCGGCGGCACCACGACCCCGACTGGCTGCGGGCGCTCACCGGCACCCTCGGTGCGGCGCTCCCGCCGCGCACCGGCCCCGACCCGCTGCCGCGCGCGGTGCGCGAGGACCCGGTGCTGCGGATGCACTGCGCCACCGTCGTCCCCGGACCCGCGCGCCGCGGCGCGGAGACCGGCCCGCGCGGTGGTGCGCTGCCGTCTCCGCCGCACCCGCAGCACCCCGGCGGCACCGTCGCGGTGCGGCCGGACGCGCTGCTGGCGCCGGGACCCGACGGGGCGCCCGGGCTGCTGCGGCTGGTCATCGACAACCGCTTCGGGCACCGGGAGCACGAGCTCGGGTTCTTCCTGGAGCACTTCGTCCGCCC includes:
- a CDS encoding D-arabinono-1,4-lactone oxidase, which encodes MPRPGWTNWARTVSRAPGGTARPRDVAEAAVLLRTAARGGRTVRPLGSGHSFTGVGAPDDGALALDLAHWSGIERVDPPHVTVRAGTPLHRLNRELGELGLALPNLGDIDRQTVAGAISTGTHGTGSALGGLATQVTGLELLLADGRTVHCSATEHPDLFAAARIGLGALGVLTSVTLRCVPAFHLIADERPEPLDEVLARFEQLAADNDHFEFYWFPHSSRTLVKRNNRLPAGDTPRPLSRLREFVEYELVENRAFGALCHLGRLQPRLVHPLNRFCAATWSARHYSDHAHRVFVTKRRVRFLESEYAVPRAALPGVLGELRAAAARLADPVMFPVEVRVAAADDIWLSTAHRRPSAYVAVHQFTGMPHREWFEAFWSIADAAGGRPHWGKMHRLTADDLRERYPRFDDFRALRAELDPGGLFRNRYLDRVLG
- a CDS encoding TetR/AcrR family transcriptional regulator; translated protein: MSAEVAPLRRKPVQQRSTQRVEKMLESCAQLIDELGYEGVTTTLIAERAGVAVGSLYQFFPDKRAVVQELTRRNLNRFVEAIGERFATAELANWWDAVDTVIDVYITMHRDVPAFSRLHFGDVVDLRLLDESKDNNAVIADKLVALLGERFPLDGEQLLLPLSVAVEAADAVLNLAFRRDPAGDPQLVAETKELVRGYLSNRMPDDQPNDMPSPR
- a CDS encoding amino acid deaminase/aldolase, producing MAHTSPQPDPEDDRARLDRATRDLDPPFAVVDLDAFRHNAADLRRRAAGTPIRVASKSVRCRDLLGRVLGTPGFEGLMAYSLAEALWLHREGTSDDILVAYPTADRAALRALAADPAAAAAITLLVDSEEHLDHVDHVVGPHREPLRVCLELDAAWHPIPGGIAHVGPRRSPVHTPARARRFAERIVRRDGFRLVGIMAYEGQIAGLGDAPPGKPLLASALRWMQRRSAAELAERRAEAVARVRAVAPLEFVNGGGTGSIETTGAERSVTEIAAGSGLIGPTLFDAYRAFRPRPAVLYALPVVRRPSRSFATLFTGGYIASGPTGPSRAPSVHLPRGLKLTAAEGAGEVQTPVSGAAARRLRIGDRVWLRHAKAGELAERFAQYHLVEGNQLVGAVPTYRGEGMSFG